A part of Aegilops tauschii subsp. strangulata cultivar AL8/78 chromosome 2, Aet v6.0, whole genome shotgun sequence genomic DNA contains:
- the LOC141041007 gene encoding uncharacterized protein has product MAPSFPSTSTPPPRTPVPKHHLARLLPQAGARPAAGDLALRRPRQGPASSHSSPSLSFSLTSHLSLSVCSNRSRSFSSSERPRPPPRPSPSPASPPAAPPCPHAYGEAPPPPSIHPTSTARPIPLSPQATGAPVALQPLLQRASYPEFHSCSSHGALVPEHVDPAASNSRAEAPPRAPPSSSKRSTCCWRPRPPSTTARTGLLPLLSFPVFLPHLTSLPLCLLEQEQELLQQRAPEASSSTLPVACISSGSAAVPARLWRSSGGVSTSPESFSCTLPPPPSSNLAAGTSILDALTTISGEPRRSSSLTLYLSPVSLCSLNLLLFPSTGASMAVPTSSLPRSFSLRPPRDLAIPRSGRGPAPRNSSRPRRQVHRRLNLPASPSPVPWPLLRLHRASEGSARVDRASRPSAPLRGLPWSLHRSGLGPCSGYVAIVRIRLTTLVRLPHGLVLLPSGISIAGTGFAMIMTRERCYLFWSSSSASSSIRG; this is encoded by the exons ATGGCGCCCTCGTTCCCGAGCAcgtcgaccccgccgcctcgAACTCCCGTGCCGAAGCACCACCTCGCGCGCCTCCTTCCTCAAGCAGGAGCTCGACCTGCTGCTGGCGACCTCGCCCTCCGTCGACCACGGCAAGGACCGGCCTCGTCCCACTCCTCTCCTTCCCTGTCTTTCTCCCTCACCTCACATCTCTCCCTCTCTGTTTGCTCGAACAGGAGCAGGAGCTTCTCCAGCAGCGAGCGCCCAAGGCCTCCTCCTCGACCCTCCCCGTCGCCTGCATCTCCTCCGGCAGCGCCGCCGTGCCCGCACGCCTATGGCGAAGCTCCG CCTCCTCCCTCGATCCATCCTACCAGCACCGCTCGCCCGATTCCCCTATCACCACAAGCCACCGGAGCACCAGTAGCCCTCCAGCCCTTGCTCCAGCGCGCCTCCTACCCCGAGTTCCACTCGTGCTCCTCCCATGGCGCCCTCGTTCCCGAGCAcgtcgaccccgccgcctcgAACTCCCGTGCTGAAGCACCACCTCGCGCGCCTCCTTCCTCAAGCAAGAGATCGACCTGCTGCTGGCGACCTCGCCCTCCGTCGACCACGGCAAGGACcggcctcctcccgctcctctCCTTCCCTGTCTTTCTCCCTCACCTCACATCTCTCCCTCTCTGTTTGCTCGAACAAGAGCAGGAGCTTCTCCAGCAGCGAGCGCCCGAGGCCTCCTCCTCGACCCTCCCCGTCGCCTGCATCTCCTCCGGCAGCGCCGCCGTGCCCGCACGCCTATGGCGAAGCTCCG GAGGAGTTTCAACCTCgccggagtccttctcctgcacCTTGCCTCCGCCGCCCTCGTCGAACCTCGCCGCCGGCACCTCCATACTCGACGCCCTCACCACAATCTCCGGGGAGCCTCGTCGCTCATCTTCTCTCACTCTCTATCTCTCCCCTGTCTCTCTGTGTTCTCTGAACCTTCTCCTTTTTCCTTCGACAGGAGCATCCATGGCCGTCCCTACGTCGTCGCTGCCTCGAAGTTTCTCCCTCCGGCCACCTCGAGATCTGGCCATTCCTCGCTCTGGACGAGGACCAGCGCCCCGCAACTCCAGTCGTCCCCGCCGCCAAGTCCATCGCCGCCTGAACCTCCCTGCTTCGCCAAGTCCCGTGCCATGGCCTCTGCTTCGTTTGCATCGAGCGAGCGAGGGGAGCGCTCGCGTTGACCGCGCCTCTAGGCCCAGCGCGCCCCTTCGCGGCCTGCCTTGGTCTCTCCATCGATCTGGGCTTGGCCCATG ttccggttacgttgcgattgtgaggatccgtttgactacgttggttcgtctacctcatggactcgttcttcttcctagcgggatttcaa ttgcaggtacaggttttgcgatgatcatgacgcgagagcgatgtta